The proteins below are encoded in one region of Ferviditalea candida:
- a CDS encoding TIGR02680 family protein, producing MAMNVNTLAWVQNEERWRMGRVGILNFWYYDEEVFELEDGRLILRGANGSGKSVTMQSFLPLVLDGDKRAHRLDPFGSRDRRIEYYLLGEADSGKTDVTGYLWMEFVHPVKGLTKTIGIGLRARRGIQQVQFWGFLLDDGRSIGKDFWLYDRNHWLEHHSRIPLNRQELERAIGAGGQVVQDQASYRDLVNKQLFGFADIDAFQDLLHLMIQLRSPKLSKDFKPSAIYEILHGSLPPLQEDDLRPLSEVLEDMDQIADRLDELRLHKKEMEKLQDTYDRYNKRTMYDQTTRLLDRNAEYGEHCSKMTGFEAALAQAEEEKQAATAKLSSMEAAIQQAVNELEVLENHEAIGKQRELEAAANSLKDAEKHLELAHDRIKKNQVKFDAAERDLEHTGHKRTGYLAEQRETLDELEALAQEMEFAEHSVYHRYWDRGEPDADSWKEPWRRDLHRHRERLETALGKAREEREAARLVQELEVELGEARKERDERERERGECVRTMETSKEKLREAIVTWRGTLRELIFDDDRVRETFEAVTAFGPESRSLEAIRTPMLKSLELCRERLSSERLQLQQGQRELKLKQEQLTEEKKTWEASREPEPVRTEARLKRRSLYGAGSGAPLYAACDFRADVDDHLKAKIEEALERSGLLDAWISPDGRVGTEAEGQEEVWIVPQPHEIGYTLADILVPSPSEESGLTIATIDEVLRTFLWVEDDELGGYDAFGAVISGAGVFRLGPLAGATAGKARAEYIGKETRKRTRQLEIARLQRELDILEEQLKELDQRIAAILERDRRAQDEGSSFPDFISLEQSLQSQLEASYRLEAALKQEERVLERFKGKTAEWRDLQRELQALTADWSRLKREKELQEAVSMTREYGAFIGELHSAWTRSRDAGERITALLEEKQSALVAIEGDEQLSDELDERRRALRAQVDALRMLMKELGLADISRRIEALKAERAQLGNERKAVYEQLKKSEEAAIRADNSLQLYREREEELNQRLEQAQNYWHREMRRGLVSDWRDLYRTDLDNKEATQLCAGIQQRYDASFSGRNADTVKNTLLEQYNAVRSILTDYVLETEIEEDTGRIVIQSRRDRGRPLPPQVLVEELKRDEEEQSALLSEKDRELYEEIIFRSVGKAIRQRIHRAESWVKRMNRLMEERNTSSGLRLKLDWEPKAAQNEQQMDTAALVELLKRDSHRLREDEIDAMITHFRSQIGYAKQSAQSEKESLRKHLYEVLDYRNWFEFELKYKKGERTGYRPLTDSRFNVLSGGEKAMAMYIPLFAATWSRYSDARADAPRLISLDEAFAGVDEENMRDMFQLLTEMGFDYMMTSQVLWGCYDTVPKLAIYEIYRPKDVDFVTLFHYRWNGQIKEYVQDESGNV from the coding sequence ATGGCAATGAATGTGAATACACTTGCATGGGTACAGAATGAAGAGCGATGGCGGATGGGGCGCGTCGGCATTCTGAACTTTTGGTATTACGATGAAGAGGTGTTTGAGCTTGAAGACGGACGGCTGATTCTGCGGGGGGCGAATGGCTCGGGAAAGTCGGTTACGATGCAAAGCTTTTTGCCGCTTGTGCTCGACGGCGATAAACGCGCTCACCGGTTGGATCCGTTCGGATCGCGCGACCGCCGGATTGAATACTATTTGCTTGGAGAAGCGGATAGCGGCAAGACTGATGTAACCGGTTATCTGTGGATGGAGTTTGTTCATCCGGTTAAAGGCTTGACCAAGACGATCGGCATTGGGCTGCGTGCAAGGCGGGGCATACAGCAGGTGCAGTTTTGGGGTTTTTTGCTTGATGATGGCCGTTCGATCGGTAAAGACTTTTGGTTATATGACCGGAATCATTGGCTTGAGCATCATTCCCGAATACCTCTTAACAGGCAAGAGCTCGAGCGGGCAATCGGAGCGGGAGGTCAAGTTGTACAGGATCAAGCCTCCTATCGCGATTTGGTCAATAAGCAGTTGTTTGGCTTTGCGGATATCGATGCTTTTCAGGACCTGCTGCATCTCATGATTCAATTGCGCAGTCCAAAGCTGTCGAAGGACTTTAAGCCTTCGGCGATCTATGAGATTCTTCACGGCTCGCTGCCGCCGCTGCAGGAAGATGATTTGCGGCCGTTGTCGGAAGTGCTGGAGGATATGGATCAGATTGCCGATCGGCTGGACGAGCTTCGACTTCATAAGAAGGAAATGGAAAAGCTTCAGGACACTTATGACCGGTACAATAAGCGAACGATGTATGATCAAACGACCCGGCTGTTGGACCGGAATGCCGAATATGGCGAGCACTGCAGCAAGATGACAGGCTTTGAGGCGGCATTGGCGCAAGCGGAAGAGGAGAAGCAAGCAGCCACTGCAAAGCTGAGCTCCATGGAAGCGGCCATTCAACAGGCCGTAAACGAACTGGAAGTGCTTGAGAACCATGAAGCAATCGGCAAACAAAGGGAGTTGGAGGCTGCGGCGAATTCCTTGAAGGATGCGGAGAAGCATTTGGAGCTGGCGCATGACCGCATCAAGAAGAATCAAGTCAAATTTGATGCGGCAGAACGTGATTTGGAGCATACTGGGCACAAACGCACAGGTTACCTGGCGGAGCAGCGGGAAACGCTGGATGAGCTGGAGGCACTGGCGCAAGAAATGGAGTTTGCCGAACATTCGGTATACCATCGATACTGGGATCGTGGCGAACCGGATGCCGATAGCTGGAAAGAGCCTTGGAGGCGGGACCTTCACCGTCACCGGGAGCGGTTGGAGACAGCCTTGGGTAAGGCAAGAGAAGAACGTGAAGCGGCACGGTTGGTGCAAGAGCTTGAGGTGGAGCTTGGTGAGGCGAGAAAAGAACGCGACGAGCGGGAGCGGGAACGCGGCGAGTGTGTCAGGACGATGGAGACGAGCAAGGAGAAGCTGCGCGAAGCGATCGTCACATGGCGGGGAACACTTCGCGAGTTGATCTTTGATGATGACCGGGTTCGCGAGACATTCGAGGCCGTGACGGCATTTGGACCGGAATCGCGATCGCTTGAGGCGATCAGGACGCCCATGCTCAAGTCGCTGGAATTGTGCCGCGAGCGGCTGTCGAGTGAGCGGCTGCAGCTGCAGCAGGGGCAGCGGGAGCTGAAGTTGAAGCAAGAACAGTTGACCGAGGAGAAAAAAACTTGGGAAGCAAGCCGGGAACCGGAACCGGTACGAACGGAGGCGCGGCTAAAGCGCCGTTCGCTGTACGGGGCTGGCAGCGGTGCGCCTTTGTATGCGGCTTGTGATTTTCGCGCGGACGTGGATGATCATCTGAAGGCGAAAATCGAGGAAGCGCTTGAACGCTCCGGATTGCTGGATGCCTGGATTTCCCCGGATGGCCGTGTCGGGACGGAGGCAGAAGGCCAAGAAGAAGTGTGGATCGTTCCTCAACCTCACGAAATTGGCTATACGCTTGCGGATATCCTGGTCCCATCGCCCTCGGAGGAAAGCGGACTGACTATCGCGACGATTGATGAGGTACTGCGCACCTTTTTATGGGTAGAAGATGATGAGCTTGGCGGTTACGATGCGTTTGGTGCCGTGATCTCCGGAGCGGGTGTGTTCAGACTGGGACCTCTGGCCGGAGCTACTGCCGGCAAAGCGCGTGCCGAATACATCGGCAAGGAGACGCGAAAGCGTACAAGGCAGCTTGAGATTGCCCGGCTGCAGCGCGAGCTCGATATCTTGGAGGAACAGCTGAAGGAGTTGGATCAACGAATCGCCGCAATTCTGGAGAGGGATCGCCGGGCGCAAGACGAAGGCTCGTCATTTCCGGATTTTATATCATTGGAGCAAAGTCTACAGTCGCAGCTTGAGGCGTCATATCGGCTTGAGGCCGCTTTAAAGCAAGAAGAACGGGTGCTGGAGCGGTTCAAGGGAAAAACTGCGGAATGGCGCGATCTGCAGCGCGAGCTCCAGGCGCTGACTGCGGATTGGTCGCGGTTGAAACGGGAGAAGGAGCTGCAGGAGGCCGTTTCGATGACGAGGGAATACGGCGCGTTTATCGGGGAGCTTCATTCCGCATGGACAAGAAGCCGCGATGCCGGAGAACGGATTACGGCGCTGCTTGAGGAAAAGCAGTCGGCCCTTGTTGCGATCGAGGGCGACGAGCAGCTTTCCGACGAATTGGATGAGCGGCGTCGCGCGTTAAGGGCCCAAGTGGACGCATTGCGCATGTTGATGAAAGAGCTGGGACTTGCCGATATCTCAAGGCGCATCGAAGCACTAAAGGCAGAGCGGGCACAGTTGGGCAATGAACGGAAGGCTGTTTACGAGCAATTGAAAAAGTCCGAGGAAGCGGCAATAAGAGCTGATAACAGCCTGCAGTTGTATCGCGAAAGGGAAGAGGAACTGAATCAGCGGCTGGAGCAGGCCCAGAATTACTGGCATCGGGAAATGCGGCGCGGCTTGGTTTCAGACTGGCGTGATCTCTACAGGACGGATCTGGACAACAAAGAAGCGACTCAATTGTGTGCGGGGATTCAGCAGCGATATGACGCCTCATTTTCCGGAAGAAATGCGGATACGGTCAAAAATACGCTGTTGGAGCAGTATAACGCGGTTCGCAGCATTTTGACGGACTATGTGTTGGAAACGGAAATCGAAGAGGACACGGGACGGATCGTCATTCAGTCCAGACGGGACCGTGGCCGCCCGTTGCCGCCTCAAGTGCTCGTTGAAGAATTGAAGCGGGATGAAGAAGAGCAAAGCGCGCTGCTCAGCGAAAAAGACAGAGAGCTGTACGAGGAGATCATTTTTCGCAGCGTCGGTAAAGCGATTCGTCAACGTATTCATCGGGCGGAAAGCTGGGTGAAGCGCATGAACCGGCTGATGGAGGAACGCAATACATCCAGCGGGTTGCGGCTTAAGCTGGATTGGGAGCCGAAGGCAGCGCAAAATGAGCAACAGATGGATACGGCGGCCTTGGTTGAGCTGCTGAAACGGGACTCCCACCGGCTTCGCGAGGATGAAATTGACGCGATGATTACGCATTTCCGATCTCAGATCGGTTATGCCAAGCAAAGTGCGCAAAGTGAAAAAGAATCGCTGCGCAAGCACCTGTATGAGGTGCTGGACTACCGCAATTGGTTTGAGTTT